The Capsicum annuum cultivar UCD-10X-F1 unplaced genomic scaffold, UCD10Xv1.1 ctg78801, whole genome shotgun sequence genome includes the window ACAAAACTTAGCTTCTCAAGCATTTGATGATACTAAGCCCTTAGCCATTGTCCCATGCAATGATCGTACCCTCCTAGCCGCTCGTACGCCTCCACGTGTCACGTTCCCACACGTAGAATTACTCAAATTGGAAGTCCCCATTGGTGAAGAACTAAACCCTAAAGTATTTGAAACCctagatgaagaacaacttgatTTCAAAATCTTTAAGCTCAATGCAAGTGACATTACTTCTTTGAAGGAAAAGGCAAAAGATGAAAATGCCCCCAACGCGAAAATTACGAGTTTTAATGTGGTAACTTCCTATGTATGGAGGTGCAAGGCGTTATCATACGATGTTGAGAATATTAATTCGGATCGGATTTCAATTGTTTTATTCGCGGTCAACATTAGGCCAAGACTAAATCCACCACTGCCAGCGTCTTACGCTGGCAATGCTGTGCTGACGTCCTACGCGTCAACAACGTGTCACGAGCTTGAAGACGGGCCTTTTAGTAAAATTGTGGATATGGTGTCACAAGGGGGTAAAAGAATGAATGATGAATATGCAAGAAGTGCAATTGACTGGGGAGAAATATATAAGGGTTTTCCAAATggtgaattcttgatttcttcatggtggaaattagggttttcacaaGTTGAATACCCTTGGGGGAAACCTAAATATTGTTGTCCTGTGGTTTGTCatagaaaagaaattattttgttgatcccaaatattgatgatggTTCAAGCAACAACAATGATGGGGTTAATATTTTTGTTGCTCTTCCTCCCAAGCAAATGGAGAAATTCGAGTCC containing:
- the LOC124894975 gene encoding fatty alcohol:caffeoyl-CoA acyltransferase (The sequence of the model RefSeq protein was modified relative to this genomic sequence to represent the inferred CDS: added 457 bases not found in genome assembly), translating into MGTLYQPIESTIQDLKVTIHDTNIVFPCQETQKRPMFLSNIDQVLNFDVQTLHFFNANPEFPPEIVNERLRIALSRVLVTYDFLAGRIKMNQESKRLEFDCNGAGAVFMVASSELTLKEIGDLVYPNPAFRQLIVHENIDHLEKDDIPVCILQVTSFKCGGFAMGFSTNHIAFDGISFKSFLQNLASQAFDDTKPLAIVPCNDRTLLAARTPPRVTFPHVELLKLEVPIGEELNPKVFETLDEEQLDFKIFKLNASDITSLKEKAKDENAPNAKITSFNVVTSYVWRCKALSYDVENINSDRISIVLFAVNIRPRLNPPLPASYAGNAVLTSYASTTCHELEDGPFSKIVDMVSQGGKRMNDEYARSAIDWGEIYKGFPNGEFLISSWWKLGFSQVEYPWGKPKYCCPVVCHRKEIILLIPNIDDGSSNNNDGVNIFVALPPKQMEKFESYFHKFLLE